One Nitrososphaerota archaeon DNA segment encodes these proteins:
- a CDS encoding sulfurtransferase: MNGRRMLYAVILIAAGAAVVLFVLYTPPVKDGQLPQYLTGGYANSQLLVEPDWLEQHKGDADVRVIDVRPKAQYDEGHIPDASNIDYRRFQTSSGGVSGTVSPRDFGKIVGSAGVTPSTTVVLYDNSDSLDAALPFWVFEYYGHKDVRVLNGGIQRWVAQGRSIDKAEPKFQETSYNVTVHEERIASADWVLQHLNDSNVKILDVRMPKEYTGEIRNSKRGGHIPGAVNVEWSTAMNPDGTFKSADKLVKMYRDAGVTPDKEVVVYCQSGHRASHGYLVLRLLGYPSVRVYNGSWSEWGNRSDLPVEG, from the coding sequence TTGAACGGAAGAAGGATGCTCTACGCAGTAATCTTAATAGCCGCTGGAGCAGCCGTGGTGTTATTCGTGCTTTACACCCCACCTGTTAAGGACGGACAGCTTCCTCAGTACTTAACCGGAGGTTACGCTAACTCCCAGCTTCTAGTGGAGCCTGACTGGCTTGAGCAGCACAAAGGTGATGCTGATGTCCGGGTAATCGATGTTAGACCTAAGGCGCAATATGATGAGGGTCACATCCCTGATGCGTCCAATATCGATTACAGAAGGTTCCAAACCTCTTCAGGAGGGGTGAGCGGCACCGTGTCTCCAAGGGATTTTGGAAAGATTGTGGGATCGGCAGGTGTGACGCCGTCCACCACGGTCGTGCTTTACGACAATTCAGATAGTCTTGATGCTGCGCTGCCGTTCTGGGTCTTTGAGTATTACGGGCATAAAGATGTTCGAGTCTTGAACGGAGGTATTCAAAGGTGGGTTGCGCAGGGCAGGTCTATCGATAAGGCAGAGCCGAAGTTTCAGGAAACTAGCTACAACGTGACTGTTCATGAGGAGCGGATTGCTAGCGCCGATTGGGTGCTTCAACACCTCAACGATTCTAACGTGAAGATTCTGGACGTAAGGATGCCTAAGGAGTACACCGGAGAGATTCGTAACTCAAAGCGTGGTGGGCACATACCTGGCGCGGTGAACGTGGAGTGGTCTACTGCGATGAACCCGGATGGCACATTCAAATCTGCGGATAAGCTCGTTAAGATGTACCGTGATGCTGGCGTGACCCCGGATAAGGAGGTTGTAGTGTACTGCCAGTCAGGTCACAGAGCATCTCACGGGTATCTTGTGCTGCGTCTTCTAGGCTACCCGAGTGTAAGAGTTTATAATGGATCCTGGTCCGAGTGGGGCAACCGTTCCGATCTCCCAGTAGAGGGGTGA
- a CDS encoding Lrp/AsnC ligand binding domain-containing protein has translation MPTAIMLINAELGSERDLIKELRTIENVKEVYEVYGVYDIVVKIESDSMDKLKDTASRKIRSLQNVRSTLTMIVV, from the coding sequence ATGCCGACAGCAATAATGCTGATTAATGCAGAACTAGGCTCCGAGAGAGATCTAATCAAGGAGCTCAGAACAATCGAGAATGTCAAGGAGGTCTACGAGGTTTACGGCGTCTACGACATCGTCGTAAAAATCGAGTCAGACTCTATGGACAAACTCAAGGACACCGCATCAAGAAAGATACGCAGCCTGCAAAACGTACGTTCTACACTAACGATGATCGTCGTATAA
- a CDS encoding CDC48 family AAA ATPase — translation MSQRSSVLKVLEAYTRDVGRGVARIDYDAMDALDASTGDVIEIRGKRRTVAKCLPLYPSDEGRGVIRIDGLIRNNAGVAIGDTVTIKKIRAPSAEKVVVAPLEAIPPIDERYLADALESVPVTKGDNIMIPYFGGRLTFQVIGVNPIADAVLITQRTVFAISEKGEVLRGVPQVTYEDIGGLKDEIQKVREMIELPLRHPEIFERLGVEAPKGVLLYGPPGTGKTLLAKAVANESSAHFISISGPEIMSKFYGESEARLREIFKEAKEKAPTIVFIDEIDSIAPKREEVTGEVERRVVSQLLSLMDGLEGRGKVIVIAATNRPNAIDPALRRPGRFDREIEINVPDKRGRLEIMQIHTRHMPLTEDVDLDKLASVTHGFVGADLEYLAKEAAMKTLRRILPEMKLEESKLQPEFLNKLKVTMSDFEQALKDVTPSAMREVYLETPDVKWSDIGGLEGIKKELQEAVEWPMKYPTIYEKIGYSMPKGVMLHGPSGTGKTLLAKAVATESEANFISIRGPELLSKWVGESERGVREVFRRARQAAPCVIFFDEIDALAPIRGISGDSMVTERVVSQLLTELDGIRSLSGVIVLAATNRIDMVDPALLRPGRFDKLLYIPLPDRDSREQVLTIHTAGKPLGKDVDLGRLAEITDGFSGADIAAVVNTAVSIVLQNYIASYPDPEEATKHVSEATVTMKHFEDAIRKVKSSRESKPLEKAAVPYYR, via the coding sequence ATGAGTCAACGATCCTCTGTTCTGAAAGTACTTGAGGCCTACACCAGAGACGTTGGACGCGGTGTAGCTAGAATAGACTATGACGCGATGGACGCGCTGGACGCTTCAACAGGCGACGTAATCGAGATTAGGGGAAAACGGAGAACAGTCGCCAAATGCCTACCACTATACCCCTCTGACGAAGGAAGAGGAGTAATACGCATAGACGGATTAATCCGAAACAACGCGGGCGTCGCCATCGGTGACACAGTCACAATAAAGAAGATCAGAGCACCTTCCGCAGAGAAGGTGGTTGTAGCCCCGCTTGAAGCCATTCCACCAATAGATGAACGATACCTCGCTGATGCCCTTGAAAGCGTCCCAGTCACTAAAGGGGACAACATAATGATACCTTACTTCGGAGGCAGACTCACCTTCCAAGTCATCGGCGTCAACCCCATCGCTGATGCTGTACTGATTACGCAGCGCACCGTCTTCGCAATATCTGAGAAGGGTGAGGTGCTGCGTGGTGTACCCCAAGTAACCTACGAGGATATCGGCGGACTGAAGGACGAGATCCAAAAGGTCCGCGAAATGATTGAGCTTCCTCTCAGACACCCAGAGATCTTTGAACGACTAGGTGTCGAGGCTCCTAAAGGCGTCCTCCTATACGGTCCTCCTGGAACAGGCAAGACACTGCTGGCAAAGGCAGTGGCGAATGAAAGCAGCGCCCACTTCATTAGCATCAGCGGGCCTGAGATCATGAGCAAGTTCTATGGAGAGTCTGAAGCTAGGCTCCGAGAAATCTTCAAAGAAGCTAAGGAGAAGGCTCCTACCATCGTTTTCATCGATGAAATAGACTCAATCGCACCGAAGCGTGAAGAGGTCACAGGAGAAGTTGAGCGCCGCGTAGTCAGCCAGCTCCTCTCTCTAATGGATGGACTGGAAGGCCGAGGCAAAGTCATCGTCATCGCCGCAACCAACAGACCAAACGCAATCGACCCAGCGCTGAGACGCCCCGGAAGATTCGACCGAGAAATCGAGATTAACGTGCCAGATAAGCGTGGACGACTAGAGATCATGCAGATCCACACCAGACACATGCCTCTGACTGAGGACGTTGATCTTGACAAACTCGCCTCAGTAACCCACGGCTTCGTAGGCGCAGACCTAGAGTACCTGGCTAAAGAGGCAGCTATGAAGACTCTGAGAAGAATACTCCCAGAGATGAAGCTGGAGGAGAGCAAGCTGCAGCCAGAGTTCTTGAACAAACTCAAGGTCACAATGTCTGATTTCGAGCAGGCTTTGAAGGATGTAACCCCCTCAGCTATGCGTGAGGTCTATCTTGAGACCCCTGATGTTAAGTGGAGCGACATAGGCGGTCTAGAAGGCATCAAGAAGGAGCTTCAAGAAGCCGTTGAATGGCCCATGAAGTACCCAACGATATACGAGAAAATCGGCTACTCTATGCCTAAAGGGGTAATGCTTCACGGACCCTCCGGAACAGGCAAAACCCTGCTAGCCAAAGCGGTCGCAACTGAAAGCGAAGCTAACTTCATCAGCATCAGAGGCCCCGAGCTACTCTCAAAATGGGTAGGGGAGTCGGAGCGCGGTGTCAGAGAAGTCTTCCGACGAGCACGTCAAGCGGCACCCTGTGTTATCTTCTTCGACGAAATTGATGCTTTAGCACCCATACGCGGCATAAGCGGCGACAGCATGGTCACAGAAAGAGTCGTCAGCCAACTCCTAACAGAGCTCGACGGCATCAGATCACTCTCAGGCGTAATCGTACTCGCAGCCACCAACCGCATTGACATGGTAGACCCAGCCCTACTAAGACCAGGACGCTTCGACAAACTACTCTACATCCCGCTCCCAGACCGAGACTCAAGAGAACAGGTGCTCACAATCCACACAGCAGGCAAACCCCTAGGCAAAGACGTAGACCTAGGACGACTAGCCGAAATAACTGACGGCTTCAGCGGCGCAGACATCGCAGCAGTAGTCAACACAGCAGTCAGCATCGTCCTCCAAAACTACATCGCAAGCTACCCCGACCCTGAAGAAGCAACCAAACACGTCAGCGAAGCAACAGTTACGATGAAACACTTCGAAGACGCAATCAGAAAAGTCAAATCATCCAGAGAAAGCAAACCACTCGAAAAAGCAGCAGTACCATACTACCGCTAA